The Streptomyces sp. NBC_01363 region TGCGGTGGCGTCTGGCGTCCCCGGACGCCGAGTCGGTCTGCGCCGGGCGGCCCAGACCGGCCGACGCGGAAGTCGCCCGGTCGCGCGGAGCGACCGTCGCCCTCGGAGTCTCCGCCACGGGCGCGCCGTCGGTGGGGCGCACCGGCGCCAACGCACACACCGTACTGGTGGCCGTACCCGAGGACATCGAGGCACTGCGCGAGAGCGACCCGGCGAGCGCCGTGAGCTGGCGCACGGCGGTACGGGACGTGCTGGGCGGACTGCTCGCCGACGGCGCGCGGGTGCGCGGCTTCGACCCGGCGGGCTGGTACGTCGTGGACCGCGGAAGCCCGACGCAGGTCGCCGACAGCACGCGCCGGCACGGAACACACCACAACGAAGCGCCCCAGGAGACAGCGTGAAGGTCACCGGAGTCGAACTGCGCACCATCAAGGCACCCCTCGTATCCCCGTTCCGCACCTCGTTCGGCACCGAGACCGTGCGGGAGGCCCTCCTGGTGCGTGTCGTCACCGACGAGGCAGAAGGCTGGGGCGAGTGCGGCGCGGGCACCGCTCCTCAGTACTCGTCGCAGTACACGCACGCCGCCGCGGACGTTCTCAGCCGCTTCCTGGTCCCGGCGCTCGCCGGAGTGGCCGACCTCGACGCCCACCAGGTCGCCCCGGCTCTGGCCGTGTTCAAGGGGCACCGCATGGCCAAGGCCGCCCTGGAGACGGCGGTGCTGGACGCGGACCTCCGGGCCCGGGGAGTGCCCCTCGCACACGCCCTCGGCGCGGTCCGCGACAGAGTGCCGTGCGGGGTGTCGGTGGGGATCACGGAGTCGATCCCCGCGCTCCTCGACGCCGTCGCCGGATATCTGGACGCCGGCTATCTGCGGATCAAGCTGAAGATCGAACCCGGCTGGGACATCGAGCCGGTGCGCGCCGTCCGCGAACGGTTCGGCGACGTCCCGCTGCAGGTGGACGCCAACGCCGCCTATCGCCGCGGCGACGCCCGCCATCTGGCCCGGCTCGACCCGTTCGCCCTCCTGATGCTGGAGCAGCCTCTCGCGGAGGACGACCTCCTCGGCCACGCGGAACTCGCGAAGCGCATGACCACCCCGATCTGCCTCGACGAGTCGATCGTCTCCGCCCGCGCCGCCGCCGACGCTCTCGCGCTCGGCGCCTGCCACGTGGTCAACATCAAGCCGGGCCGCGTCGGCGGCTATCTGGAGGCGCGGCGGATCCACGACGTCTGCGCGGCGCACGGCGTCCCCGTCTGGTGCGGCGGCATGCTCGAGACGGGACTGGGCCGCGCTGCCAACGTGGCGCT contains the following coding sequences:
- the menC gene encoding o-succinylbenzoate synthase — protein: MKVTGVELRTIKAPLVSPFRTSFGTETVREALLVRVVTDEAEGWGECGAGTAPQYSSQYTHAAADVLSRFLVPALAGVADLDAHQVAPALAVFKGHRMAKAALETAVLDADLRARGVPLAHALGAVRDRVPCGVSVGITESIPALLDAVAGYLDAGYLRIKLKIEPGWDIEPVRAVRERFGDVPLQVDANAAYRRGDARHLARLDPFALLMLEQPLAEDDLLGHAELAKRMTTPICLDESIVSARAAADALALGACHVVNIKPGRVGGYLEARRIHDVCAAHGVPVWCGGMLETGLGRAANVALAALPGFVLPGDTSASDRYYRTDITAPFHLVDGHLAVPTGPGLGVTPLPEILDEVTDSTTWVPVP